The following coding sequences are from one Pseudomonas mendocina window:
- a CDS encoding DUF1028 domain-containing protein, with the protein MTFSIIARCPRTGQFGVAAATAMPAVGKLLSHAAAGIGSVATQAQVNPYLGLDGLELLRQGYSAPAALSVLMTTDPCMELRQCALIDRHGDSVCWTGDKCIPWAGSLAGEQFSVQGNRLVGPQVLDAVADTFRLGEARPLVERLIDALAAGDEHGGDRHGESSAVIYVVDHEQYPLWDIRVDHHLDPVAELRRLHEVFARDVLPEILAMPTRANPAGKAAEDSV; encoded by the coding sequence ATGACCTTTTCCATCATCGCTCGCTGCCCCCGTACCGGCCAATTCGGCGTCGCCGCCGCCACTGCCATGCCTGCCGTGGGTAAGTTGCTCAGTCATGCGGCCGCCGGCATCGGTTCCGTGGCCACCCAGGCACAGGTCAATCCCTACCTGGGCCTCGACGGCCTGGAATTACTGCGACAAGGCTATTCGGCACCTGCCGCACTCAGCGTGCTGATGACCACCGACCCCTGCATGGAGCTGCGCCAGTGCGCGTTGATCGATCGCCACGGCGACAGCGTCTGCTGGACTGGCGACAAATGCATTCCCTGGGCAGGTTCACTGGCCGGCGAGCAGTTCTCTGTACAGGGCAATCGCCTGGTCGGCCCGCAGGTGCTGGATGCCGTAGCCGATACCTTCCGCCTCGGTGAAGCCAGGCCATTGGTCGAACGCCTGATCGATGCCTTGGCCGCGGGCGATGAACACGGCGGCGATCGCCACGGCGAATCCTCGGCGGTGATCTATGTGGTCGATCATGAGCAGTACCCGCTGTGGGACATCCGCGTCGATCATCACCTCGACCCGGTGGCAGAGCTGCGGCGCCTGCACGAGGTATTCGCCCGTGACGTGCTGCCGGAAATTCTCGCCATGCCAACCCGTGCGAACCCGGCGGGCAAGGCTGCGGAAGACTCGGTCTGA
- a CDS encoding fumarate hydratase has protein sequence MTVIKQDDLIQSVADALQFISYYHPVDFIQAMHEAYLKEESPAARDSMAQILINSRMCATGHRPICQDTGIVTVFIKVGMDVRWDGATMGVDDMINEGVRRAYNLPENVLRASILADPAGARKNTKDNTPAVIHYSIVPGDKVEVDVAAKGGGSENKSKMAMLNPSDSIVDWVLKTVPTMGAGWCPPGMLGIGIGGTAEKAAVMAKEVLMEHIDIHELQARGPQNKIEELRLELFEKVNQLGIGAQGLGGLTTVLDVKIMDYPTHAASLPVCMIPNCAATRHAHFVLDGSGPAELEAPDLDAYPEIVWEAGPSARRVDLDTLTPEDVQSWKPGETILLNGKMLTGRDAAHKRMVEMLNKGEELPVDLKGRFIYYVGPVDPIGDEVVGPAGPTTATRMDKFTRQILEQTGLLGMIGKSERGPTAIDAIKDNKAVYLMAVGGAAYLVAQAIKKSKVLAFAELGMEAIYEFEVKDMPVTVAVDSNGESVHITGPAIWNKKIAESLAVEVK, from the coding sequence ATGACCGTGATCAAGCAGGACGACCTGATTCAGAGCGTCGCCGACGCCCTGCAGTTCATCTCCTATTACCATCCCGTCGACTTCATTCAGGCCATGCACGAGGCCTACCTGAAGGAAGAGTCGCCTGCCGCCCGCGATTCCATGGCGCAGATTCTGATCAACTCTCGCATGTGCGCCACCGGCCACCGCCCGATCTGCCAGGACACCGGCATCGTCACCGTCTTCATCAAGGTGGGCATGGACGTGCGCTGGGACGGCGCCACCATGGGCGTCGACGACATGATCAACGAAGGCGTACGCCGCGCCTACAATCTGCCGGAAAACGTCCTGCGTGCCTCGATCCTCGCCGACCCGGCAGGCGCCCGCAAAAACACCAAGGACAACACCCCGGCGGTGATCCACTACTCCATCGTCCCTGGCGACAAGGTGGAAGTGGACGTGGCAGCCAAAGGCGGCGGTTCCGAGAACAAGTCGAAGATGGCCATGCTCAACCCGTCCGACTCGATCGTCGACTGGGTGCTGAAAACCGTTCCGACCATGGGTGCTGGCTGGTGCCCGCCGGGCATGCTCGGTATCGGCATCGGCGGTACCGCCGAGAAAGCCGCGGTGATGGCCAAGGAAGTGCTCATGGAGCACATCGACATCCACGAGCTGCAAGCCCGTGGCCCGCAGAACAAGATCGAAGAGCTGCGTCTGGAACTGTTCGAGAAGGTCAACCAGCTGGGCATCGGCGCCCAGGGCCTGGGCGGCCTGACCACCGTGCTCGACGTCAAGATCATGGACTACCCGACCCACGCGGCTTCGCTGCCGGTGTGCATGATCCCCAACTGCGCCGCGACCCGTCACGCCCACTTCGTGCTTGATGGCAGCGGCCCGGCCGAGCTGGAGGCCCCGGATCTGGACGCCTACCCGGAAATCGTCTGGGAAGCCGGCCCGTCGGCGCGCCGCGTCGACCTCGACACCCTGACCCCGGAAGACGTGCAGAGCTGGAAGCCGGGCGAGACCATCCTGCTCAACGGCAAGATGCTCACCGGTCGCGACGCTGCGCACAAGCGCATGGTCGAGATGCTCAACAAGGGTGAAGAACTGCCGGTCGACCTGAAAGGCCGCTTCATCTACTACGTGGGCCCGGTCGACCCGATCGGCGACGAAGTGGTAGGCCCAGCCGGCCCGACCACCGCCACGCGGATGGACAAATTCACCCGGCAGATCCTCGAGCAGACCGGCCTGTTGGGCATGATCGGCAAATCCGAGCGCGGCCCGACTGCCATCGACGCGATCAAGGACAACAAGGCCGTGTACCTGATGGCCGTCGGTGGCGCAGCCTACCTGGTGGCCCAGGCGATCAAGAAGTCCAAGGTGCTGGCGTTCGCCGAGCTGGGCATGGAAGCGATCTACGAGTTCGAGGTCAAGGACATGCCGGTCACCGTCGCCGTCGACAGCAACGGCGAGTCGGTTCACATCACGGGACCTGCGATCTGGAACAAGAAGATCGCCGAAAGCCTGGCGGTGGAAGTGAAGTAA
- a CDS encoding diguanylate cyclase, which produces MSSTTRRGTQRSLQNLLLKRFAMAFASYAMMALVCWFAVFNGLFLGSVSTAAWLTLGVFGSQLVFLWLFLSGRNLRFDDPSLTEAQVLVALAWQPPVLAFFDSARGSMLVFYILILLFGVFQLPPRVFVRCAVFAFFGFTAMVLIEAYRMQLVDPSMAWLQVWVVFIMLVWLCLFSSYVQAMRKRMRQRRFALQAHQDTLRGMMRQLEDLVATDELTGLFNRRHFLRLASRELQHMGNGRQHGLALIDLDHFKRINDAHGHAAGDRVLQTFAAVARACLRDGDIIARYGGEEFVLLLPNTDADQFTACCERLREAFATAEPVGVKVENLSLSAGMTLLCADDDLDEALQRADQALYQAKRGGRNRCDASWEGAGA; this is translated from the coding sequence ATGAGCTCAACGACTCGCCGGGGAACGCAACGCAGCCTGCAGAACCTTCTGCTCAAACGCTTCGCCATGGCCTTCGCTTCCTACGCGATGATGGCGCTCGTCTGCTGGTTCGCCGTGTTCAACGGTCTCTTTCTTGGTTCGGTCAGCACCGCCGCCTGGCTGACGCTCGGTGTGTTCGGCAGCCAGCTGGTGTTTCTCTGGCTGTTTCTCTCCGGGCGGAATCTGCGTTTCGATGACCCCAGCCTGACCGAAGCTCAGGTGTTGGTGGCGCTGGCCTGGCAACCGCCGGTGCTGGCGTTCTTCGACAGTGCCCGTGGCAGCATGCTGGTGTTCTACATATTGATCCTGCTGTTCGGTGTATTCCAACTGCCGCCGCGGGTATTCGTGCGCTGCGCTGTTTTTGCGTTCTTCGGTTTCACCGCAATGGTGCTGATCGAAGCCTATCGCATGCAACTGGTCGACCCCAGCATGGCCTGGCTGCAGGTGTGGGTGGTGTTCATCATGCTGGTCTGGTTATGCCTGTTCTCCAGCTACGTGCAGGCGATGCGCAAGCGCATGCGTCAGCGTCGCTTCGCCCTGCAGGCGCACCAGGACACGCTGCGCGGGATGATGCGCCAGCTCGAGGATCTGGTCGCCACCGACGAGTTGACCGGCCTGTTCAATCGCCGCCACTTCCTGCGCCTGGCCAGCCGTGAGTTGCAGCACATGGGCAATGGGCGGCAACATGGCCTGGCATTGATCGACCTGGATCATTTCAAGCGGATCAACGATGCTCATGGCCATGCTGCGGGCGACCGCGTACTGCAGACCTTCGCCGCTGTAGCCCGCGCCTGTCTGCGTGATGGCGACATCATTGCCCGCTATGGCGGCGAGGAGTTCGTCCTGTTGTTGCCCAATACCGATGCTGACCAGTTCACCGCCTGTTGCGAGCGTCTGCGTGAAGCCTTCGCCACGGCCGAGCCAGTGGGGGTGAAAGTGGAGAATCTCAGCCTGTCCGCCGGTATGACCCTGTTGTGCGCTGACGATGATCTCGACGAGGCTCTGCAGCGTGCCGACCAGGCGCTTTACCAGGCCAAGCGCGGCGGCCGTAATCGTTGTGATGCCAGCTGGGAGGGGGCCGGTGCCTGA